The nucleotide sequence GGAATAGTCAGTTTTTTTTGGGAAAGGAGAAGAGCTATATGGAACTGCCTTCAGAAGGGTATCTGCTGCGGATCATTATCGGCGAAGCGGCTCGCCACGAAAATAAGCATCTTTACGAGTGGATTATTATCAAGGCCCGGGAACATGGGATTGCTGGAGCCACTGCTGTGCGGGGGATGATGGGGTATGGTGCTCACTCCAGGATTAGGACCAGCTCTATTCTCTGTCTGTCCGAAGACCTGCCCGTGGTGATAGAGCTCATTGATAGCCAGCAGAAGCTGGAGGAGTTTCTTGATGTGATTGATCCGGTTATTCCAGAAGGGGTGGTAACCATGGAACAAGTCCATGTCCGATTGTATCGGTATAGCAAAAAGAAGAATGATACAAAATAGCTCTGTGGGGTTGCAATGAGCTTGCAGTCCTGCACTGAGGATATTGTGTAAGACAAGCCCTCGGTCTGTTTGCGGGTAAAGCCCGCGTTAATTATTGAGCCGCTCAATATGGCAAAGCAGCAGGGCGTATCGCCTGCCTATCTCTCGATATTATCATTTTAGTTCCTGTCCAGCAAGAGAGCGTTGCTCTCTCCATCCCCTATTACCCTTTCGGTACCCATCTTTATCTTCCGCGACATTCCCTGTAGATAACACCCATCCCGCCCCCTGGGGCAGAACAGCAAAGCATGAAAGGTGATCGGACGTCCCCAGGGAATCGTCGGTACTTTCATATAAAGGTATCTGGCTGCGTACTACTACATTATCCATTTCGGGCCGGGGTTATGCTCCTGATGGCATTGGGGCAATAGTGTTTGTTTTGTGTTTTCGTGCATTGAAGTTAACAGCGTCGTGCCGCAAAAGATATTTGCCAGGATTGAGGTTGGTTCTGTCGGTTATAGTGAATCAAGTATTTTATATAGTGAAACAGGTAGATATGGGGTGTTCTGTTTGGGTAATAGAAGCAGTGCGACTCCATCTCTATGGGGTTTACAAAACCTTTACAATTTAATTTGCGTTGGACAAACTTCCTTTACAAACTTTGGTTAAGATATACGTATAAACAGAGAGAAACATTCAATGACGCACAGTCTTCACTGGCTATAGCAGCTCTATTTTGAGACTTTTTAATATTTTTGAGTGGTTATTGTGGGTATTTTAAAAAATAATTTTAGCAATTCAAAAGAAGATAAACGTCAATTAATAGAGATTATTTTGCTTGTATTAATAATATTAACTGTAATATTAACTTTGTATTCTTCTTTTGATCGGCATGCTGGTGGCATACAGATAAAAGATCCAAAGCTTACAAAAGAAAAAATTTATAAACAAGGAGTTGGAAAGAGTACGGTAGCTCGTGAGGTCGTTGAGCTCGATGTTGAGTAACATATGAAGAAAAAACCTTTGCCGAACAAAAGCGATTCCCTTATGGCAATCATGGAGATTGTCCTAACTAATAAAGAGGATAGAGAGTTATGTTGGTTAATAAAACATCATATTCTGAGCTTCTTGATCACCCTAAATGGCATAAGAAAAAATTAGATATTTTAGAAAAATCTGGCTTTAAATGCATTAGTTGTAGCTCCAATGAAAAGACACTTGATGTGTATCATTCCTATTATGTAAGCAATTTGAAACCATGGGAATATCCTAATAATAGTCTGTATTGCCTCTGTGGTGAATGTTATAATAAATCGCAATATATTATTACGTTAATTAAAAGACAGTTAAGGCATATTGAATTGGCCTATAATGAACGGCTTTTTGGCTATCTCTATGGATTAGAGACCTTAACGTACCCAATGGTGACTATTGGCGTTATGTCATATGAGGTCGCTCAAGGCATCGGAGACTGCTGGAAAATACCTCCTGAAGTAATCATTGAAAATCTTCGTGATGGTCATATTGATGGCTACACTTTGCGTAGTCTATCGAAAAACACAGAGTAATGTGGTCGCTCAGGATTGATCCGGCCATCCCCCTTTTTTTAAAGCGGATCGTTTGCTTTTTCCCTGCCTCAAGCTCCTTTGCTAATACCTTCCGAATATCTTTTTTTCATCCGCTTATCCCCCATTTCGCTATTGCTATAAATAGCTGAATTTTAAATTTAAATTTTCAGCTCATTCTCTTGTGTAAAAAATAACAATACCGTAAAATCAATTATTTATTGTTAAGCATGGGGCAAAATAAGCGAATGGGGGGCTTATTATCGCAGATTGTACGATTATGCGTCGTTATACACTTTCCGGGGATAATATTGCCTGTAGTGCTGCTTACTCCTGAGAAATTCATGATTAATTCGTAATTTTTTTTCTGTGCTCCTCCCTGAGTTGCGGTTCTCTCTGTTTTGCACTAGGATAAGCACTTAGAATTTTTTCATGATAAAAGGAGGATTCTTCAGGGAGAAAGAGTCGGGCAGGGATTTTTTACAAGGAGGCTGAATATGGATATCATTACAGCGGCAATTGCCGGGGCATTGGCGAATTTAGGAGCAGCGGCTGTCCAGAAAGGGTATGGAAAGCTGAAGGCGGTTATGCAGCGTAAGTTTGGGGCGGATAGCGACGTGGTGCAGGCCACAGAGAAGTTGGAGCAAAAGCCAGAGGCGCAGGGGCGGAAGTTGATGTTGCAGGAGGAATTGGTGGCTGCTGCTGCGGATAAGGATGCTGAACTGATAAAAGCGGCTGAGGAACTGCTGGCTGAGGTAAAGAAGCAGCCCGGAGGAGAAGCCTTTGTGCAACAGGTTGTTAACCAGCAGATAACCGGAGACGGTAATATCTTTTCCGGTACAGGTAATGTGACGGTTACGAAATAATGGCTGCTGAAAATCGCCAGGACGTTGACGGCAGCGATAATATATTTTCCGGCAGCGGGCCGGTGACCGTCAATAAGGTCACCAAGAATTATTACTCCTCTGAGGAGCCTTCCTCAACAACGAATGCTCCTTCCGAATTAGCCACCCTCTTCGGCGTTCCTAACCTCCCGCCGCGCTATCTGGAGCGGAATGACTACCTTGATCCCTTCCGCGAGGCCCTGCTTTGCGGGAAAACGCAGGCGGTCGGGATAACCGGCAGGCCGCAGTATGTAGGTATGCAGGGTATGGGCGGACTGGGCAAGTCGGTGTTGGCAGCGGCCTTGGCTTGGGATGAAGAAGTACGCCGTGCCTTTCCAGACGGCATCTTCTGGTTGCGTTTTGGGCAGGAGGTGGATGAGGCCGGGGTGCAGGAGCTGCAAAAGGAAATCTTACTGGTTCTGGCCCCGGACAGCAAGCCGGAGTCTCCGGCTCAGGGGCGGAACCTCCTCAGCCTTGCCCTTCAGGGAAAACGCTGTCTGCTCATAGCCGACGACCTCTGGGACAGCAGATACATCAACCATTTTGACCTTACCGACTCCGGTTCTCGTTTTCTCCTCACTACCCGCAATAACGAGGTCATCCAGGAAACAGGTGCCCACCGCTGCGAGCTGGAACTGCTCTCGAACGGGCAGGCACGGGAGCTGCTGGCGAAATGCTCCGGCTTTGCTGAGGAGGATCTGCCTGAAGAGGCGGAAGCCATCCTGCGGGAATGCGGTCGTCTCCCCTTGGCTGTGGCAGCCATCGGCAGTATGGTCAATGGCAAGGGGCGTAGTCGCTGGCAGTTGGCCCTGGAGAAACTGCAAAATGCCCGGCTTGATAAAATCCCGGCCAGGTTTGATCGCTACAGCGGCTATGAAAATCTGTTCAAGGTCTTTCAGGTCAGTGTGGAGGACCTGCCGTCCGAGGTACAGGCCTATTTCAAGACGTTGATTGTCTTTTCTGAAGATGCGGAAATCCCTGAATCCGTGCTTCAGCTCTACTGGGAGCATATTGGTCAGGGGGAGTATGAGCCGCTGGAGGCGGTTGACCTGCTGGTGCAGCGGTCATTGCTTACTCCTGGAGCCAATCATAACGCGTTTGTCCTTCATGATTTGCTTCGGGATTACCTTGTTATTGAGGCTGACGGTGAGGTTGCCGAGTTGCACAGGCAGCTGCTTATGGCCTATAAAGCTGTTTATCCAGACGGGTGGCATACGATCCCTTATGCGACACCTTATTATTTCTATAGATACTGGTCAAATCATGTAGAAGCAGCTGGTGAGAGGGCTTTAGCTTCGAGTATTGCAGATGCGCTGATTCAGCATCAGCCTCTTCTCAATCTAGATAGTGTGCTGGAGGCTTTAATTTTTGTTAATTATGAATTTGAGGACATTGCTCACTCTCTCTTGAAAAGAAATCAGAATTCAAGGGTCCTCTATAGAAGTCTGCAAATTCTCGGGTCCAAAGCTAAGGAGGATGCAAGGCGACTCTTAAAGGAGAATTCCGACTCGTCTGTGATCAGTGAATGTCTCAGAATCCTTGATGGTGAAGCAAAGAAAAATGCTCGACAACTGTTGAAAGAAAGTTCTAATCCAGAAATTATTGATGAATGTTTCAAGATTCTTGGAGATGAGGCTAAAGAGGATGCAAAACGATTATTGAAGGAGAGTTCTGATTCCTGGATGATCCTTATCTGTTTAGGCCTTCTTAAGGATGAGGCAACTGAGGAAGCCCGGCAGTTACTCAAATCAAGCGAAGATGAATATATTGTTGTTGCTTGTATTGAAACACTCGGCAAAGAAGCAAAAGCTGAGGCCAATCGGTTGATTAAAATTAGCAAAAGTAAATTTATCCAAGGATGCTGTCGGAAATTAATTTCTTCCTGGAATGATCTACCAAAGAGTAATACTTTATAGATTTTAATAAACAGGTGGGATGATAGTTTCCTACTACGGCACCACAAAAAAATATTTCTTCTGACTCGAAATAGACTTCTTCCATTTTTACCCCAGCACACCCTGGAAAACCCCAGAAACCGCCTGGCTTCAACCCAGAAGAATTGAGGAAAAAGCCAGAACAACTCTAGCTCAACCCAGGCCTTTGCTGCTTTAAAATACAAAAAATCTATACCCAACGATCATAATCTCATCAAGAATCTCAAAAGAGTTCGAGAAAAATAAGGAGATACCCATGCCATTGCCTCAGCACGAACCGCAACAGCAGATCAGCGAGCAGGAATACCTGGACGGTGAACTCCTCAGTGAGGTGAAGCACGAATTCATTGATGGATCTGTCTACGCAATGGCAGGGGCCAGTGCTGATCATGGCAGAATAGCAGGCAATCTTTTTGCTGCCTTCCTCCGCCATCTTCAGGAGCGGAAGTCACCATGTGAGCCTTTCCAGGCTGATATGAAGGTGAAAACCGGGAAGAAGTTTTTTTATCCTGATGTACTTATCTCCTGTGAGCAGGAAGAAAATGAGTATTACCGCAATGCCCCTTTGCTTATTATCGAGGTGGTCTCGCAGTCAACCCGGAAAAAAGACAACACCATAAAACGACAGTCCTACCAGGCTCTTCCCAGCCTGGAAGAATTCGTTTTGATTGAGCAGGATTTTGTCGATATTGAGGTCTGTCGGAGGAGCAAGCACTGGTGGCCTGAGCATTATTATCTCGGCGATGCAGTGCATTTTGCCTCAATTGATCTGACCCTGCCAGTGGAGGATATCTACGCCCGAGTCATGAATGATGATATGCAGGCGCACAGGAAAAACACAGCAAATTATGAGTAAGAACCCAAAAGGAGGTACAATGCATTATGCCCGGATAATCCTCACCCTAACCCTTGCCTTCCTTGCCCTGGCAGGCCCTTGGCCCGCAGCAGCCGAGGAAGAATTTGTCACCGCCCTGACCGGCAAGTTTCCCCCCTTCAGTTATTACGACAACCAAGGGAACCTTGCCGGTTTTGACGTGGACGTCAGCCGGGAAATCGCCCTGCGCATCAACCGTGAATCCCGGATCATCGCCACGGAATGGGACGGCATCCTGGCAGGTCTGCTGGCAGAGAAATACGACGCCATTATCGGCTCAATGGCCATCACCCCGGCCCGGCAGGAAAGCGTGGATTTTTCCGCGCCCTATTACCATTCAGGTGCCCAGCTCTTTGTCCACCGCGACAACCCGGACAAGGTCTACTCCATTGAGGAGTGCAAGGGATTAGCCGTTGCCGTGGTCCTGGGTGAGACCTACCAGCATTATCTCGAAGAAAGGTTCCCGGATATTGAGGTGGTCACCCTCAAGTCAGCAGCCGAGATCTTTGCCATGCTGGAGCAGAAGCGGATCACTGGCTTTGTCACGGATCGGCTGGTCGGGGCCTGGCAGACCAAGGAGGCGGGCCGTCCCTTTGTGCCGGTGGGCGAGATGCTCTATAAGGAGCGCATCGGCATCCCGGTGCGTAAGGACAGCCCGGAGCTGCTCAGCCAGATCAACACGGCCCTGGCCGAAATGGAGGATGACGGCACCATGCAGCGCATCCACCAGCGTTATTTCGGTCTGGGCAAGACCTCCTCTTCCACGCTCGGCACCATGGAACCCACGGTGATTGCGACCAAGCTGCTCAAGGGCTTTGCTGTCAGTCTCGGCATCGCCCTTGCTGCGCTCCTGCTCGGCTTTGCCTTGGCCATTCCCAGCGGCCTGCTGCTGACCTTTCAGCGGGGCAACCTCAAGCCGCTCCATTTTTTGGTGCGGGGCTTTGTTGATTTTATCCGGGGCACGCCTGTGCTGATCCAGCTCCTCTTTGTCTGGCTGGGTCTGGGCTTGTCGCCTTTTCCGGCCGCCATTCTGACCCTGGGCATCTGCGCAATGGCTTATATGGCCGAGGTTATCCGGGCAGGCCTGATGAGTGTTGATCCAGGCCAGGATTTAGGCGCACGGGCCTTGGGACTTTCTCCCCTGGATCGGTTTCGCTTTGTGGTCTGGCCTCAGGCCTTCCGCATTGCCATCCCGCCCTTGATGAACTGCGTAGTGGCCCTGCTGAAAGACACGGCCCTGGTCTCTATTATTTCCATCCCGGAGCTGATTCGCGAGGCCCAGTCCATAATCAGTGTCACCTTTGAACCGGGTCTCTACTACCTGATCGCTGGACTCATGTTCTTTGCTGTGACCTTCCCGCTGATGAAGCTCTCTGATCGCGTTGAACGCTCCATCAAAGCCAAAGGATTTGCCCATGATTGAAGTAAAAAATGTTGCCTATACATACGCAGACGGGACCAAGGCGGTTAATGATGTCAGCATGACCTTCCCGGAACAGGGCATCTTTGCCCTCATGGGCCTGTCCGGTTCCGGCAAGACCACCCTGCTCAACTGCATTGCCCGCTTTCTTTTTCCCCAGCAGGGAGCAATCCTCCTGGATG is from Candidatus Electrothrix sp. GW3-4 and encodes:
- a CDS encoding Uma2 family endonuclease; the encoded protein is MPLPQHEPQQQISEQEYLDGELLSEVKHEFIDGSVYAMAGASADHGRIAGNLFAAFLRHLQERKSPCEPFQADMKVKTGKKFFYPDVLISCEQEENEYYRNAPLLIIEVVSQSTRKKDNTIKRQSYQALPSLEEFVLIEQDFVDIEVCRRSKHWWPEHYYLGDAVHFASIDLTLPVEDIYARVMNDDMQAHRKNTANYE
- a CDS encoding NB-ARC domain-containing protein, yielding MAAENRQDVDGSDNIFSGSGPVTVNKVTKNYYSSEEPSSTTNAPSELATLFGVPNLPPRYLERNDYLDPFREALLCGKTQAVGITGRPQYVGMQGMGGLGKSVLAAALAWDEEVRRAFPDGIFWLRFGQEVDEAGVQELQKEILLVLAPDSKPESPAQGRNLLSLALQGKRCLLIADDLWDSRYINHFDLTDSGSRFLLTTRNNEVIQETGAHRCELELLSNGQARELLAKCSGFAEEDLPEEAEAILRECGRLPLAVAAIGSMVNGKGRSRWQLALEKLQNARLDKIPARFDRYSGYENLFKVFQVSVEDLPSEVQAYFKTLIVFSEDAEIPESVLQLYWEHIGQGEYEPLEAVDLLVQRSLLTPGANHNAFVLHDLLRDYLVIEADGEVAELHRQLLMAYKAVYPDGWHTIPYATPYYFYRYWSNHVEAAGERALASSIADALIQHQPLLNLDSVLEALIFVNYEFEDIAHSLLKRNQNSRVLYRSLQILGSKAKEDARRLLKENSDSSVISECLRILDGEAKKNARQLLKESSNPEIIDECFKILGDEAKEDAKRLLKESSDSWMILICLGLLKDEATEEARQLLKSSEDEYIVVACIETLGKEAKAEANRLIKISKSKFIQGCCRKLISSWNDLPKSNTL
- a CDS encoding DUF190 domain-containing protein — its product is MELPSEGYLLRIIIGEAARHENKHLYEWIIIKAREHGIAGATAVRGMMGYGAHSRIRTSSILCLSEDLPVVIELIDSQQKLEEFLDVIDPVIPEGVVTMEQVHVRLYRYSKKKNDTK
- a CDS encoding ABC transporter substrate-binding protein/permease, which codes for MSKNPKGGTMHYARIILTLTLAFLALAGPWPAAAEEEFVTALTGKFPPFSYYDNQGNLAGFDVDVSREIALRINRESRIIATEWDGILAGLLAEKYDAIIGSMAITPARQESVDFSAPYYHSGAQLFVHRDNPDKVYSIEECKGLAVAVVLGETYQHYLEERFPDIEVVTLKSAAEIFAMLEQKRITGFVTDRLVGAWQTKEAGRPFVPVGEMLYKERIGIPVRKDSPELLSQINTALAEMEDDGTMQRIHQRYFGLGKTSSSTLGTMEPTVIATKLLKGFAVSLGIALAALLLGFALAIPSGLLLTFQRGNLKPLHFLVRGFVDFIRGTPVLIQLLFVWLGLGLSPFPAAILTLGICAMAYMAEVIRAGLMSVDPGQDLGARALGLSPLDRFRFVVWPQAFRIAIPPLMNCVVALLKDTALVSIISIPELIREAQSIISVTFEPGLYYLIAGLMFFAVTFPLMKLSDRVERSIKAKGFAHD